ACATGCGCCGACGCGGGTCCGTGGCACGCCTCGCACGAGACGTCCATCTCCGACCAGGTCGTCTTGTAGGTATCCGCATCCGCGTCGTAGCCCTTTCGCAGGTTCGTCGAGTGACACGCCGCGCACTGCGCATTCCAGTTCTGCGCGAACCCGGTCCAGTGCAGGACGTCGCCGTGGCTGACGTTGTCATTCGGATACAGGTGGTACCAGCGCTGCCCGCCGTCGGCTTTCGCGCGCGCGTCCCACACCACGCTCAGCGCCTGGTAGCGGCCGCCCGGGAAGGCAATCAAGTATTGCTGCAGCGGGTACACGCCGAAGACGTACGCGACCTCGTACTCGGTCATCGCGCCGTCCGGCCCATCGGTCGAGACGATGAAGCGCGAATCGCGCGTGGTGAAGCGCGTCGTCACGCCGCCGTAGGTGAAAGAGGTGTTGCGAAAGTCGCCGAGCACGGTGGTCGGCGTCGCCTCCTGCATCGCGAGGTCGTGGTGCGAGCCTTCCCAGCGTCGCACCTCGGCCTCGTGGCAGCGCCCGCACTGCTGGCGTCCGACGTACGCGACATCGGTCGAAGCGACGGCATCTCCCGAGCGATTCCCGCGCGCGTCAGCCGGAGGCGATGGGTCGCGGCGGCACCCGCCGAGTGCCACCACCATGAGCGCGGACAGAAGCCACGCCGCGCCAGTCGCCATACGCATGCGGGAGCACTATAGCCGGCAACGGGCAACGGGCAACCGGCAACCGGACGCACGAGCAGACATCGGGTCCGCCTTCGAGCTGACGCGCTACGGCGCGGCAAGCAAGGACGGAGACGGTCCGGCCCGCCCTACCAATCTGGACGTGGTGCGGCGACACGCCGGGTAGGGGCGGCTCTCCGAGCCAGACCCTCCAGCGGCGCGTCTGGTCGCGCTATGCGCGGCGACGACGCAGGGCGAGGCCAGCGAGGGCTGTGCCGAGCAGGAGCAGCGACGCCGGTTCGGGTACGGCGGTCAGACGCGCCCGAATCTCGCCTCCCGGGAACGTACTCGAGTGGATGTTGAGGTACGCGCGCCCGGTCTGCAGACCAGCAAGCAGGACCGCTTCCGCTCCCGTGGTACCACCGTTGGCCGTGATGAACGAGGGGTCGTACGACGCTGCGTCAGTCATGTCGAACGTGTGAACGTAGGTCCCGCTCGTCACACCCGACGGAAACCCGACGAAGGTCGGAACCTGCGTGGCGACACCGGCGTTGCCGACGCCAGGATCCGTCGTGCAGCAGTGGATGTGCGACACGGTGGTGTTGCCGCTCAACCCCGAGAACGTCGCCTC
This genomic interval from Acidobacteriota bacterium contains the following:
- a CDS encoding CHRD domain-containing protein, giving the protein MRKSLVPTSLAAAVLFAASPATAAPILFSGALAPEVVGAPGTGWADIWFDPVAHTMRVEATFSGLSGNTTVSHIHCCTTDPGVGNAGVATQVPTFVGFPSGVTSGTYVHTFDMTDAASYDPSFITANGGTTGAEAVLLAGLQTGRAYLNIHSSTFPGGEIRARLTAVPEPASLLLLGTALAGLALRRRRA